From one Humulus lupulus chromosome 8, drHumLupu1.1, whole genome shotgun sequence genomic stretch:
- the LOC133794135 gene encoding CASP-like protein 4D1, whose product MAKSAASKIASLVLRILTIVLLLISLVVLSTNSKTVETDLGVAQIRFKDILAYRYVLFTIVIGVAYSLLQLVFTIFEVIRSSEGNLVFDFYGDKIISYVLATGAGSGFGVTNDMKQLYELGNFFEKSYASISLLFLGFICTAVLSVLSSYALPKPV is encoded by the exons ATGGCAAAATCAGCAGCTTCCAAAATTGCGAGTCTTGTATTGAGAATCTTAACTATTGTTCTTCTCTTGATATCCCTCGTTGTGCTCTCCACCAATTCAAAAACTGTGGAAACCGACCTTGGTGTAGCGCAAATCAGATTTAAGGATATTCTTGCTTACCG ATACGTGCTTTTTACGATCGTGATAGGCGTTGCTTATTCCCTTTTGCAACTTGTATTTACAATCTTCGAGGTAATTAGAAGCAGTGAAGGCAACCTTGTATTTGACTTCTACGGTGACAAG ATTATATCGTATGTGCTAGCGACGGGTGCTGGATCAGGATTTGGTGTTACAAACGACATGAAGCAACTCTATGAATTGGGAAACTTCTTTGAAAAGTCGTATGCTTCCATCAGCCTCCTTTTCCTTGGATTTATCTGCACTGCCGTACTATCGGTGCTTTCTTCTTATGCGCTTCCTAAGCCAGTCTAG